The following DNA comes from ANME-2 cluster archaeon.
AAGTGAAGGTAGAAGAGATACACAAGATCACCAAGAACCAGGTGCCACGTGCCGAGTTCAGGCAGATGTGCGAGGAACTGACAGCAGGGAATATCGGGAAAATGCGCGATACCATGCGCCGCCTGGCGTTCAGCATTGACTGGAGTAACGAGTACATCACCATGAAGCCGGAATACTACGGCAAAACCCAGCACTCCTTTGTGCAGATGTACAATAAAGACCTGATATACCGCTCCGACCATCCCAACAACTGGTGTCCAAGATGCGAGACCGCTATCGCTTTTGCAGAAGTTGAATATGATGCAAGGCAGACCACGCTGAACTTTTTCCATTTTGATGAACTTGACGTGGCTACCACCAGGCCCGAACTATTGGCAGCCTGTGTGGCTGTGGCCGTGAACCCTGACGATACGAGGTACGGACAGTATATTGGCCAGGAGATCGAGGTGCCCGTATTCGGTCATAAGGTGAAGGTGCTATCGGATTCAGGGGTCGATCCCAAATTCGGTACCGGGGTGGTCATGATATGTACCTTCGGCGACAAGCAGGACGTCAGATGGTGGGCTGAACTGGGCCTTCCCCTGCGTAAAGCTATTGACAAGCAGGGCATGATGACCTCAATTGCAGGGAAGTACGAGGGCATGTCCCTGAAGGATTGCAAAGAGGCCATTACCAGGGACATGAAGGATGCGGGCATCATCTATAAGCAGGAGACCCTGGACCAGAATGTTGGTCTGTGCTGGCGCTGTAAAACGCCAATTGAAATACTGTCAGAGCGGCAGTGGTTCGTGAAAATAGATGCAGACGACATCATCTCAAAATCATCAGAGATCAAATGGGTACCCCCGTATATGGAGGTCAGGCTCAAGAACTGGACAGGTACCATGGAATGGGACTGGTGCATTTCAAGGCAGCGTATCTTTGCAACGCCCATCCCGGTGTGGTACTGTGATGAATGCGGTGAGGTAATGGTGGCTAAAGAGGAATGGCTGCCCCTGGACCCCAACCTCTCACAGCCGCCCGATGCCTGTAAGTGTGGTTCAACGTCGTTTTTGCCTGAGCAGGATGTGCTGGATACCTGGATGGACTCATCCATTACAGCCCTGAACGCTGCCGGCTGGTTGTCCCGGGATGATGTGAGGTTGCCTACCCAGTTGCGCCCACAGGGACATGATATTATCAGGACATGGGCTTTCTATTCTATCCTGCGCGCCAGTGCCTTAACGGGTCTGAGACCGTGGGACGACATTATGATAAACGGTATGGTGCTGGGTGATGACGGCCATAAGATGAGCAAGAGCCTGGGTAATATCGTGATGCCGGAAGAGGTCGTTGTACAGTACGGCTCTGACGCTTTCAGGCAGTGGGCCGCTATTGGCGGGTCTACCGGGTCCGATATCATGTTCAGCTGGAAAGATGTAGTAGCTGCGAACCGGTTCCAGCAAAAACTCTGGAGCATTGTACGGTTCTGCATGCCTCACCTTGAGGGTTTCCAGTCTGGTGAGGTTCAGTACAGGACCATTGACCGCTGGCTGCTGAGCAAACTGAACATCCTTATCAGGGAAGCCACTGCCAGCATGGATGCATACCAGTTCGACGAGACCTTGAAGAATATCAGGGGTTTTGCCTGGGATATCCTGGCAGATAATTACATAGAACTCGTAAAATCCAGGCTGTACGGCGACGATACCGAAGCAAAGCGGGCTGCTCAGCAGACCCTGTACGTAACCGTGGATGCTCTGGCAAAGATGATGGCTCCGTTCATTCCTTACTTTGCAGAAGAGGTGTTCTCACAGTTGCATGACCACAGCGTGCATACTGATGCATGGCCCGGCGTGGACGAATCTGCCATTGACGCAATTGCCGAGGGGTCAGGCGAGCAGGTGAAGGAGATTACCGCTGCCATCAGGCGCTTTAAATCTGACAAAGGTATGGCATTGAATGCACCCATGAGTCAGCTCAGGATATACGGGCGTATCGAGGATGTGGCTGATATTGCCGGAACGGTGAACGCCAAAATAGATATAATGGCAGGAGAGCCCGAATTCGAGTATAGCGTGAGCGGTTTGAAGCCGGATATGGGTGTGATCGGCCCCAGGTTCCGTGATAAGGCCGGAGCCATCATAGGTGCTTTGAAACGTGCTGATGCTGCAACCATAGCAGAGCAGGCAGCGGCAGGAGCAATATCTATCGAAGCAGGAGGCGAGACAATAACACTCGAACCTGATTCAGTGGCATTTGAGCGCGAGATATTATCAGAAGGCCATGCGGTTGATGTGCTGGAGGTAGGGGATGTGATGGTCGTGATTGGAAAGTAGGATTTTTTTATTCTGATAAATTAAAAAAGCTCCAGATCCCCCCAGGTCTCGGGTTCATACGGGTCTGCTCCCGGCGGCCATACCCCGGCGGCCATACCCCGGTTGCTGCACCGGGCCCCCAGTCGATAACGGCAAAGCCCAGGGTTGCCGGCATTTGTGTGATATAGATATCGCCGGGTTCATCGTAATTGACCGGTATCACCCATTCCTGCACCCATAAACCGTCAGAATAGTTGCCTAAGAGCATACCGTTTTCTTCTTCTGCTGTCCCGCCGTCATAGTGTGCATCGGCAAGATTGCTGGGTCCATACACCTCTGCGCCGTTGTATTTGTAGTCGTCCCTTCCTGTTGAAAGATCGTGGTCGTGGGTGGTGCCGTCCTGCTCAAGGCGTATGTCCATGGAGTTCTGCCACCGGGGGCCGCCTTCCCATTGGAGGAGAATGTACAGGTTCTCATAATCATGT
Coding sequences within:
- a CDS encoding valine--tRNA ligase, which encodes MSLTQLPKEYNPQEVEPRWMGEWHDSMNYFDWDSKKPQYIIDTPPPYPTGNFHIGNALNWCYIDFVARYKRMRGYNVMFPQGWDCHGLPTEVKVEEIHKITKNQVPRAEFRQMCEELTAGNIGKMRDTMRRLAFSIDWSNEYITMKPEYYGKTQHSFVQMYNKDLIYRSDHPNNWCPRCETAIAFAEVEYDARQTTLNFFHFDELDVATTRPELLAACVAVAVNPDDTRYGQYIGQEIEVPVFGHKVKVLSDSGVDPKFGTGVVMICTFGDKQDVRWWAELGLPLRKAIDKQGMMTSIAGKYEGMSLKDCKEAITRDMKDAGIIYKQETLDQNVGLCWRCKTPIEILSERQWFVKIDADDIISKSSEIKWVPPYMEVRLKNWTGTMEWDWCISRQRIFATPIPVWYCDECGEVMVAKEEWLPLDPNLSQPPDACKCGSTSFLPEQDVLDTWMDSSITALNAAGWLSRDDVRLPTQLRPQGHDIIRTWAFYSILRASALTGLRPWDDIMINGMVLGDDGHKMSKSLGNIVMPEEVVVQYGSDAFRQWAAIGGSTGSDIMFSWKDVVAANRFQQKLWSIVRFCMPHLEGFQSGEVQYRTIDRWLLSKLNILIREATASMDAYQFDETLKNIRGFAWDILADNYIELVKSRLYGDDTEAKRAAQQTLYVTVDALAKMMAPFIPYFAEEVFSQLHDHSVHTDAWPGVDESAIDAIAEGSGEQVKEITAAIRRFKSDKGMALNAPMSQLRIYGRIEDVADIAGTVNAKIDIMAGEPEFEYSVSGLKPDMGVIGPRFRDKAGAIIGALKRADAATIAEQAAAGAISIEAGGETITLEPDSVAFEREILSEGHAVDVLEVGDVMVVIGK